CACATCTTCCTTTTGTAGAGAGGAACAAGCAAGCTTGTTCAGCAGAGGGCTGGAAGGCCTCTTTCACCTTTGAGGACCTTCTGCATCTTCCTGCAGTACACTGCATTAATCTGCAGTTTGCCTAGCTCTCCAAAGCTTGTCTTTCCACAAAATAAGCATGCAGCTATGGCAGggtattttcatttagaaaagagAGGACAATAGAGATTTGAAATGCCCAGTCTTCACAGTATCACCTCATCTGAGTGAATTACTTGCAAATGCCTAGATTCAAACCCTTGCTAGAGGAATACAAAAGCAGCCCAATTCTCTGGTTCCTCTCTattcttgcatttattttaacttgGAGGCAAAATTGATGTCTTGTCCGATTTTGCACACATGCTGTGACTGGCAGTGGCATGCTCCAGGGTTTAAAACCTTTTATGCTGGGTTTTAACCTGTTGCTGATTCCTGTGGGTGAGATACAAATACATTgctaaacaaaagaaagaaagaaagaaagaaaaaaaaagtagtagtaTATAATGGAAATGCCAGAAGGCCCCATAAGCTAATGGATACTTCTATAATAAACCTGGATTTGAGTTTGTTTAGTCTTTTAATGCAGTCATAAAGctaaaatacagaacaaaatgtaaataaaagtcACATAGGTTTAAGAGAATATAGattataaaatgctttttcccctcaagttTGCTCTACTCTCACTTATTTCTAAGCCTGTTGTTAGCTCCCACTTTGTACTCATCAGCACCGGGGGAAAAGTACCAGTTTGTTGCTGGTTTCCCTTAGCAGTTGATCAAGGGTTTGAGAGTAGTCACTAACACAAGGAAGAAGAGCAGTTGAGGAGAGTGTGAAAGTGGCTCCAGGACTGAGGACTGGAGAAGGCTTAGGTGGGAAGAAAGTGCTGGATGTATCTGTCCACACCTCAGTCCAAACAGGGCCAACCTCACGGCCATGTCAGATTCCATGGGGCCTTATCTGGGCAGGTGTTAACCATCCCCAGAGACGAAGGCAGCATATCTTTTGCCACAGGCTTTACTTCTCCCTCTGCAAAATGTCTCCTGGGTTTCAGGGAGGAATCTCAATGACATATGTGATGTAAAAGCTATGTTGCTTCTGTCAGCAATGAAACAAAATCTCCAGAAGCTACTCATGGGAGGACtatcttcctccttttcctgcaaATACTGGGCATTGCCTGGCAAAGGAAGCATGCTTAGAAATGGGACCCAGACACCTGGTTGCTAAGGTTGGAGTGTTGCAGGGTGACAAAGATCTTCAAGCTGGGAGATAGTTAAAGTACTAAAGGCACCAACATGCGCCCTGCTTCTTCTGATGTCTTCTGTAGCGTCTGCAAATCTTAGGCTAGGAACCCATCTCTGAACTTCTTGTCTCTGCCCTGTCACTGGCTGATGAGGCTTTTCTTTTGGTCTCTCCTCACAGATTTGTAAAACCCAGGAGTCCAAGGTGGCTGCTTTGTACTGCAGCCCTGCAGTGCCGGTCCACTTCAACATCCAGCAGGACTGTGGGCATTTTGTGGCCTCTGTCCCCTCTAGCATGCTGTTGGCCTCAGATGTGGGGAAAAGCATGCCTGGGGATGGCCTCCATGCCTCCCGCATGGCCAGCGAGCATGACTGTGTGGTGGTCATTACCCGGGAGGTGCCAAGCCAGACCACTGCGGACTTTGTGAGGGACTCAGTGTTGTTGCACCAAGCCAAGCCTGAGGTGTACGAACGTCGTGTTTGCTTcttgctcctccagctctgcaatGGCCTGGAGCATCTCAAAGAGCATGGCATCATCCATCGTGACCTGTGTTTGGAGAACCTCCTGCTTGTCCCCTGCAAGCCCCCCATGAGCTGCGTGAAAGCCAAAGATGACAAACACTTACCCCGTCTCATCATCAGCAATTTTTTGAAAGCTAAGCAGAAGCCAGGAACTGGAGACTCCAAACTGAAGAAGAGTCAGGCCCGGCTGGCCCCGGAGATCGTATCGGCTTCTCAGTACAAGAAGTTTGATGAGTTTCAGACTGGTATTCTCATCTACGAGCTGCTGCACCAGCCCAACCCCTTTGAGGAGAAGGTCCACCTCAGGGAGCAGGATTACAGCCCTCAGGACCTTCCTGCTTTACCCAGCCTGTCCATCTACTCCCGGGGACTCCAGCAGCTGGCTCACCTGCTGCTGGAAGCAGATCCCATTAAGCGTGTGCAGATCACTGAGGCCAAGCGGATGCTGCAGTGTCTGCTTTGGGGACCCCGAAAAGACCTCACTGAGCAGCCCCTCAACCATGAGGAAGCCCTCCGACGGGTGCTTCAGAACTGGGTGGACATGAAGCGTGCCCTGCTCATGATGAAGTTTGCGGAGAGGGCTGTGGATGCAGAGCGGAGCATTGAACTGGAGGACTGGCTGTGCTGCCAGTACTTAGCATCTGCTGAGCCAGCCTCACTCTCACACACATTAAAACTGCTGCAGCTGTTCTGACCTTGGATGTGTCTGAGGCAGCTGAAGACTCCCAATTGCCTTGCAGCTAAAGATACCCAGTCCCTTTATAGGCAAGAGGCTTGACTCTCAGCTGCAAATGCACATTCAGCTCCTGCCCTGCATTCCTATCAGAGTGCACAAGACATGTTTAGTACCTTCAGCACTGTTAATTTGTGAGCAGGCACAACTGGGAACCTACCCTTGTTctggggaattttttttttctctttttggtaTGATAAGTCTGTGGACTAATAAACTGCCTGCCTGTGTGCATGTTTCTAATGAACTCAATGCATTTGAGTCGATTTCTGCGCCTGTGGAACAGGCCTTTGACCCTTACCTCCCCTAAAGTATCAGAGCCTCTTGGCCTGGAAACACCATGGCGCTCTCTCTCCTCAGAAGCAAGAGCAATCCAAGTAATCATCCTTTGCAAGGGAGAATGAAGACAGGCTTTCAAATTCACACCCTTTGTGGGTTTTGGTATCCATTTTGCTTCTTGCTGTAAAAACAAAAGTTACCGCTTGTTTCTGTGTATCCACTCTGGGCAATTCAGTATCAGCTGCCTGCTACCTTCATTAGCTACTTTTACAGAATTGCTTTCCTGCCTAGTGGTGCAGCTGTGCAGGCTGATGATTGTAAAAAAGGTGAGTGAGAGCCCAGGATGGGTCTGTTCATGATGATGCTGCATACTGGGAATTACCCCTTGTAAAGTTAATGACATGGAAAATCCCCAATTCACCTACAAGGCTTTGTGGTGGGAAGTCAGAGCCAGGTTGTTTGGACTTCCCCATCCTTTCAGCTCCTTCCTTTCACCTGGTTATTCACCTGCCCCTTGTGTCTAGCATTTATTTAACCCCTTTATTGAGAGATTAGCTGGCATGTAGAATGCCAGGGCCACTGGCGTGTTGTCTGGGAGACTCTTATTGCTTATTGCTGCTGGAGTTTTAATTAGAAATGCATAGGGCTAGGTGCACTGTGAATATGCTCCTCCAACAAATACGGTGCAAGGGCAGCATGATGAAATACGGAGAAGCTGGGCTGGCTTCCTCCagccccttttcctctcccGTCCATCCATACAGCAGCCACCCGTCTTGCTGgtgctcagaaaaaaatgattttcTGAAAGGTTGTGAGCTGCTTTTAATCTCCTCCACTCTAGCACAGGGCAGAGATGggctgccctgctcctggcacTAGTTCTGCAGCCCCTGGAAAAGGGTTGAGTTTGGGGCACAGCATGAGACTAGCTGAGCTACACCCCTCCCAGCTCAAAACAGGGAGAAATGCATGAGCACTTTCCTCCCACCTTGATTCACCTCCAGAATCAGTCTGCATTCTTGGGGAAATTTAAATTCTGCtctcccccctttctttttttggacAGTTCATACACTTTCTGTGAATCTTTTCCAGGCTTCtcacctggattttttttttttaatctgcttggCTATGGTTGCTACTGACGAGAGGGGATGGTTCCTTGGCTGGGCACCCATTTGTAATGAATTTCCCTGGATCCCCTTAGGGAGGAGGCCATGCACGTCCCTGCCTGCTAAAAGAATGTGGAATGGCTTCAACCACAGCcatcagagatttttttttttttttaatatgctggCTTTCTTGTGCCTGACTCTTGGGTCCATTTCCCTCATGCATAGGTGGCAGGAGCTTTCTGACTTAGGAACCACTGTCCCATGGACCACCCAGAACATATTGCCCTGAAAAGTCCAGTCCTGGCTTGCTGCATGTGTTTTCACATCGGCCAGCGGAGTCAGTAAACAGCTAGAGAACCTGCCTGAAGGAGCCCAACATGTTTTTCAGAGATAAGATGAAGAGATGACTCAGTTTCTAAGCATGATGTAGGGAGTAAGTTGGAGACAtctctgcaggacagctctGGCCATGAAAAACGTAAGCTGTGCTGGCAACGGGGAAATTCTATGTGGGGCAAGTGGCTTGCAAGGCTTTGTTTGGGTGTTCAGCGGGACTCAAGAAGTAGCCAAACATCTGTCCTCAACATGCCATGGGCAGTAGCCCTCTTTTTTGTAGCACATGTTCTTGCCTCTGTGTCCAGGATCCTCTGCAAGAATGGTGGAGGGGTGGATCATCCCTCTTTCCTCTGTGGCAGAGAAAATAACTGACCCTATGCCCTGAGGGCCAAGCTTGTCACCCACTTGATGTAGGGTGAGTATTGCAGGAGACATCTACTTAGAAATATAGTTTGAGGTTCACAGGAACAGTGCCGAGGAGCAGTTCCTGGGGGAGTACCACAGACCCATGCATCTCTGTAGTGCTGCGGCATGGGGAAAGGGGTGTTTGTTCTGCTGCCTTCCCACAGGCTGCTGGTCCCTTTCCCCATGCCCAGGCTCCCAGTGGTCCATGCGCACCAGAAAGGTAGCCAGGAGGTGGGCACAGTTGCTGACCAGTGCATTTATAGCACAGATGAGTTTGGTGGGGAGATCGTATGCTTCCTATGTGAGATAAGACTGAGACCTAAAGCCCCAAGGCAAACACTGGGTAGGGAGTGTTGCTAGAGGCCCTCTTGCTCAGTGGCCTGGTGACCTCAATTCCCTCCTTCAGAGCATCCTTCAAAGCTGGGGGATATCCCAAGATCAAAAGTCAGCCTGGTTCTCTGGAGATGCTGTTATATGAGATTGCTTGGCAAACAGCACTTCTCACCCTGCCTGCAACAGgtgcagggacatgtcccaccagCGGCACAAGTTAGCCCAGGATAAATTCAATTCTGCTTTGGCTTCTTGGCAAGCGGCGGCATGAGGCCATAGCAAAGGAGAAGGATGCTATTGCAGGAAGTCCAGAGCAGACAGTGTGGAGAAGCTCACAGTCTCCACAGCCGCCAAGATGTAGGCAACGATGAGCTGTGTGAAGACTGAGGTTGCACCACGGTAGAGGAGCTTCATAACCTGGGAGGAGGCTCAGGCACTGAAGAAGGGATGGATGTGGTATTTGGGCTCCACCATCATGGAAACCAAAGACCTGCCCAGGCTGGAGGCTGTGCCACCAGGTGGAGAAGGCAAAGGTGGCTAGGAGTGGCTGGGCTGCGCAGCACTGGAAGAGGAGTCTCCTCAGCCAGCAGGATGTGCTCTTGTTCCAGGTTTGGGTGAAGATGACCAAGCGGTAGGTTGTCTCCAGCATCCACAGGTCATGGACAGAAAGATCTCCCTGGCCCACCTCTGGCCCGAAGTCCACTGCTTCCAGGAGGGCCTCAGGCAGCACCCAGTGGAAACTCTGCCAGCCTGAGGTGCAGGACCTGTGCCCAAACCTGGGGCAGGCAGCCCAGGCGGGTACAGCCCTGTCCCTGCCAGCCAGCCCTCCTCCCACCAGCCTCCCCTACAGCCCCTGCAGGGCCAGCGCCCAGCGGCACCACTGGCTGGCAGCCTGCAGTGAGCCTGGGAGAGAACCACAGCACTCAGCCTGGACCTGAAACCAGCTGAAGGAGCACAGGGGACCTGTGaggaggggtggaaaaaaaaataggtagcTGCAGAGGGGCAGCACACTACAGAAGTCCCTGGCCCAGATGGATTGACATGCATCTTTCATGGACGTCTTGGGGCCAGAGACACAGCATTCTGGGTGAGCAGCATGATGGCAGAGAGCACGATGGCtagactgaaatgaaaaggcaCCTGAGAGCTGCTGCGAGTCCCTCAAAGGGAGCATGAGCAGCACAGGCACAAGGCTACATGTGGGGAATATGCTGTCCCACGTCCTCAGCGTGCTGCCATGCCCATGCACCAGAATGCGGTTGGAGCCAGAAGGGAGCCTGACAGCTGTGGAAGAATCCAGCATGGAGGGCCCTCCACATTCACAAGATGACTGGGAGGAGGGCCCCCAGCCTGCTAAGGGAAGGAGtgggagaaaagcagagctggggtgTTACCTGGCATCCTGTGGTTCCAGCTGCTCACACTCTGGTGGCAGAGCATCTGCTGGGACATCTGGAAGGTGAAGACTCAGGTGTGGGCATGAACTGGGCTGACAGAAAGGAGGACAAGCACGGAGCCAGCAGCAAGGAGCAACACAGCATAGCTGCCTGTGGCTGTGCCAGCAAGGAGATACCCTCCAGCGAGGAGGAATATGTACCTAGAAGAGACCAGATGCCCCTTTGCTGCCTTTTGGGGAAAAACGGGTCTTGAAACTCCTGTGAGTGTGTTGATAGTGGGGCTTAGTCTGTGTCCTGCAGCCTCCACTTTTCCCCAGTAGTTTGCCTCCTGGCCTCTTGTGGGGCTGAGGAATTACTGAGATCATTGTGGCTGCAAGCAGGAATCCACTGGGAGGACTGAAGCAGATGTTGCTGGCCCTGCCTATTTATACCACAGACAGTCCCcattccctgctctgctcctcttgCCCATGTGCTTATCCTGGAACAGCCCTAAACCCGTGTCTCACTGGCACCCACCGCAGAGAGAAGAGGATGGGGTCAGCTGTCATAGAGGCTGTATAAACATCCTTACCAGAGTCAGCAGAGACTTGCTACCATGCATCCCACTGCATCTCTGGCCTAGAGAGCCCCCAGAAAGCTGTGGCTTCTTCCTGGTTCTGGCCTTACTTGTTACAGGATAATGGTGGAGATGTCCCAATACTTAAATCCCTGGTGACATAAAGGAGAGGATGGGTTCTGCCACTTTGCAGTGCCCGGGGAGAGTGAGCCCTTCAGCCCCACCACTCAGCCTAAGCTACAGGGTCTTTGCATCTACCAGAGGTAAAGAGACAGCTCTATTCTCTCCACACAATTTTTcttcaaggaaataaaaaaacccatggaCTTATGGAGATATTTGTGATGATAGAAATTACTCATTGCAGTTAAACTGTTTAAACTGTGCATTCATTCAAAAACATGCCATATGAAAAAGCGAAAGGTCCTCTTTTGGGCCAGACTTGAAAGGTGATTTGAAAAGTTGTCTCTGGGATGATACAAAGCCAGATGGTATTGCTCTTACAATGCCACCAGCAGTATTTCATACTTAACACAAAAAAAGCCCAAGAAAACTAATCTACAGAACTTAACTCTTCTTTGCGAGATACAGCTATGAAAAACCAGACAAATACAAATAGAAAGCTCGTGGATTTTTGTTTAAACTCAGCTGATATCTGCTTTGTTTTAGGCTTATGAACAGTGTGAATACAAAGACTAATACcctttaatttccttctggaagaaaaaaacccaacatgtTTGAGTGGTAGAAGAAGTAAGGTTTCCCCCTTCCTTTGATGAATGcttcaaattatttaattagtctatttttcaataaaaatgacaaaatttatGCCTGAAGTTAGAGAAAGAGCtgtgataattaaaaaaattgtttttaaaatatgtacCAAGTCTTAGTTTTATGAATGTTTCTACTCTTCACTCAGCTTTTCAAGCTATTGTGATATTGGAAAGCTTACCCCATTGTTTGGATGGCTTACCTGGTTATAAGAAAGCAAGGGACCAAAATCCCATGGAAAAAATTATTAGAGCAAATGCTGCAGAGAATCTGGCTGTATTTGCAGGGTATGTTTTAAGAGCCAGTGATAGCACTGGAGAGAAGATTTTTCCATGTCCATTTTGGCATTCATGGCCTGCAACAACAGCCTGGTTTCACAGGACACATTCTGCCAAATCTGTGGAGCACCATATTGACTTTGCTGAATGAGTATTTTTTAAGTCCTTTACAGTGCCTGCTTAAGCAATTCCCTGCTACGGTTCTGTGAAAATGCCATTGCTTTTCAAGaggcagaaattaatttccacaGTAGCACTGGAAATGTTAACACGCTGCTCATGCAGTGGACAAGgggcatggcctcaagctccaccaggggaggttcagactggatatcaggaaagtttttttcacagaaggggtcatcaggcactgccagagactgcccagggaggtggttgagtcaccttccctggcagtgtttaaaagatgggtagatgaggtactcagggacatagtttagtggcagataggaatggttggactcgatgattcaggaggtcttttccaatctggtgattctgtgattctatgcctCTCACTTTACACCATCAGATGCCGGGTGGTGGAAGAGTGATTGTAAAGCAAGCATGTGAGCTATAGTGAACCATGAGACATAGAGTTGTTCTCACTAGGGCAGGGCTGAGAGCTGGAGCTCACCGGTCCATAGAGGGCCCCTCATATGCCTTTCTGCTGAGTTCCTGAAAGGGAGCACCTGAGTTATTTAAGACACATGAGGGACATCTTGGACAGGCAGCAATTGAAAAGGATCAGGAAGACCACTTGTTGCATTCTTTGCTACCTCAGCTACAATTTCTGTGTGCATTTGGGCCGTCTTTTTGCAGGAGCACCTGGATGTTAGCAGTTCCATTGGAGTCCTGAGGGCTTTTTGGGCAACAGGACCAGAACCAAGAGCAGGACCATCAGCCTGCAGGGCTGTATTAAATAGTGTTGCCAACAGATTGAGGTAGGTGATCCTGCTCCTCCACTCAGCACTAGTGAGATGCACCTGGAATGCTGGATCCAGTGACAGACTCCCCAGTGCAAGAGAGGCATGGGCATCCTGGAGACAGCCCAGCAAAaggttgctgctgctgaagggcctggagcagctctgataagaggaaaggctgagaaagctgggattgctcagcttggagaagagaaagctcaggcAGGGGGATCTTATAAGACAAGCGAGCTGCACTTTTCTTAGTAGTGtgcagtgacagaacaagatCAACACAAGCTGAAACATGAAATCCCATCCAAACCCAAGAAAATACCTGTCTGTGTATGCGTATACAGGCAATGTGTGTGTTGTGTGTATGTGCTTTGCACGCCCTGTGTGGGGTGTGTGTTTGCGCTGTGAAGGCGTAGTGCATGtaggagtgtgtgtgtgcgcactGAGTACATGTTTTGCATTGCCAATGTGGCTGAGGTTGTTCACTGtgcatgttttctgtttgtgtgtgttcaGTGTGCATGGGGTGATGGTTCAGGGCCGTGTGTGGCTCCAGCCAGCACTTGACTCCATAGAGGTGCCAGGGTGGCCCAAGAGCAGCCTCAGCCCCAGAGAGGCTCCGTGTGGTGTCAGAGGCATATGGAGAAGGGACTGTGGGGTATGTGAGGGTTTCTGGGGCAGGTGTGGGGTAAGCCGGGGGTACCCAGGGGGTTACGAGGCACATGTGAGACTGAGAGAGGGGGCTCTGCAAGAGCTATGGGGCATCCAGGAAAGCAATATGAGACCCAAAGGGTCAGGGTACTGGGGGAGAGAGTTGGATGCACATCCAGGGGATTGGGGCAGAGAGTCTGAGAGAGGGACTGAGGGAATTATGAATCACCCCAGGGAGTTGTGGAGTATCCAGAAAAGGGAGTCTATGGGGTACAGGAGAGGTCAGAGATACCCTGGGCTGCTATGGGACATCCAGGATTGGGAAAACTCAGGAGCCTATGAGGCATATGGCAGGAGGGCAGGCCCACCTTGGATAGGGCTAGGGGCACCCAAGGGTGCTCAGGGGCACCCAGAGAGGAGTAGGATTGCAGGGTCCCACCAGAAGCTGATGCCAGAGCCCAAGTCTGTGGCACCTCCTTTATTGCAGGCCCTGACAGAGCCCCTAGAGAGAAACCACATCCACACTTACAGCCCCTCCATGCCAAGCTTCACTGTGGGGGCTCGTGGGTGCCAGCGAGGTGCACCGGCAGCCCATTAATGCAGTTGACACGCACGTGGTGCTGGAGCTGCCGGGCCCGGTAGACACAAGGGGTCCGATTATCTCTCCCCCGCAGGCGACAGGCTGTGATGCTCATAGTTTTCCGGGTGCTGTGGACCCCAGCTGTGTCAGGCATCTGGCTGCAGGCAGCCACCAGCTCCCCTTCTGTTTCGTGCACAAAGGTGTTGGAGGGCTTGCAGGGCCGCCCTGGGGCTGTCACCTGCCGGCGCGCCAGCATGGTCTCACAGTAGCGATGTGCCATAACCACAGAGGTCCGGGGGTAGTCCACATGCTGTCGCAGGAACTTCTCATAGCGGGTCTCGCCCACCACCCCTGCCAGCGTTGCCAGCATCATGGCCATGCATAACACCCAACCTGCCATGGCCACCTGGGGAAAGTGGAGTTAGGGCCATCTGAATTTCTGCAGCTCCGACTGGAAATCCCACTATGGATGCTCGATTCCTCTACAAATGCTCCCTCCCAAACATCTGGGACCCTTATAAACCCCCTCTAAATGCACAGGGACGCCCACCCTCCTTGGACTCCTAGGTCCACTACAGGAATCCCCTGGATACCCGGGCCATCAGGATGCCTATGTCCCCTGTAGTTCAGCACCATCCGGTTGCCTGGATCCCCTATAGAACACCCTCCCTGGACCCCTGGGTTCCTGCCCACCCCTCCCCCCCACCAAGACAAATCCCATGTTTTGACATCAACATCCCCCACATATCCTCCCTTCCCCATGGGTTGCTTGGGTTCTTCAGAGTCCCTTCCTGCAGATACACTATACATCCCTCACCGCACCTGTGTGTGGGCTTCAGTTTCTCCTTATGGCCTCAGGTGCTCTGGGATCCCTCCCACTCCTCTGGTCCTCTTTTATACTGATCCCAGCTGGGCTCAGTGGGAAAGGATCCAGGGGGAGAGGCAGGACAAAGACCAAGGTCCAGCAGATGTGGGGAGAATCAGGCAACCAGGAAGCCACACTCGCCCTTGGAGCCTCCCCAAGGCCATTAGGTAATCATTAATGAACCACATGACTGGCTGTGCAAGTCCCCTCCCCTCGGGTGCTTCCTGCTCATGTTGCTTTGAACCATCCATTCTGGCCTCAACCACATGTCCTGTGGGGGGCAGGACAGCTGGGTACCCTTGGGTGGCAGGGGAAGATACCCTAGTCCCCCAGGGAAGGGGGGCGGGATGTCAGCATCACCTCTGGGACAGCTGACAgatgcttctgcttcttttggAAAAGGTGGTATGTCCCTCATTTCTTTGGGAGCTATGTGTCCCTTGCTCCTGTGTCCTTTGCAGGCAAGTTCATACCCTTGGGAAGCTCCAGGATGTGTTTTGCCCCACCGTTATCTCACATGCTCCTGGCTGCTCTGTTGAGACAGAGACAATCAAAGAGCCAGAAACTGACCTGAGCCCATCAAACCCCCACCCCTTTCCCTCTACCATCAGGGACAACCTGACTGAGAGTGTTCCCTCCAGAGGGAGAGGCTGAGGAAGGGCTGACACCACCCAGTGCAAGTAATTTCCATTCTCCTCTTCAAAGACAGGATCCAGACTGTGATGGAAAGTGGCAGATTGAGAGTAAGGAAGAAAGTGAACAGAAGCCCTCAGCTGATCTTCCTCCACATAAGCAACTAAGCTTGACCCCACCAGTGATTCAAGGAGGACAAAGACACTAGATGCTGACACTCCATGGGTAGGCCTCAGCACTAGGGCCACAGGCAGCTGAAAGGTGCGACCTTTGAGTATGCATCACCATCAGACCTCACCTACTTGTGCCCAAAGACAGCACATAGCTGCCCCCCTGTCTGTCCCAGGCCCACTGTTATCTTCAGCCTGGGGTAGGCTTGGTCCTGGGCACAACCTTCCCCAAAAGAGCTGAAAAATCTCCAAGACTAGCCATGGTGAAGGTGGAGAGTGCCCTGCCCTGGGCTGTGAAAGCATTTTCCCATCTGTATGGCTCTGTGGGTCTCTCAAGAAATCTTCCTCATAGTTGTACAGACCCTGCAGTGGGACTAGCCCAGGCACCTGGCCAAAACCTTGAAGACACGGAAGATCAGCAAAGTGCCCTTGCTGACCCTCTGAGCCTGACAGACCCTACTTCTGCTGGGTGTGGAAGCAGGATGAGGGCTCTCATCATCCCCTGGACACATATTGTCTTCCACTGTCCTGGTGTGGGTGTGAAGGGGATGGCATCCCCAGGAGGAGGAAACAGCATGGATACCTGGCAAGGGTCCACAtcagccctgcatccagtaCATGTTAAGGTGTTGACAGGCTTGAAGGGGCTTCAGACCCTGTCACACAGCCTCGGGCACCCAGCACATCCCCGAAGCCTCTCTGCCACCACTGGGAGCCCCGAGCACCTGTTCCCCTTGCCACAAGGGCGGTACTGTACCTTGCCCTGAGGGGCTGGGGTCTTGCTCTGCGTTAAAACCTGCCTGGCCATCTGCCCCtcctcatccagcccagccttccCCCTGCATGCTGCGCTCACCAATTGCCCAAGTCAAAGAAATGTGGGTCTGTCTGATGATGACCCTGGGGACAGTTCCCATTGCAACCTGTCCCCTAGGCTGTCACAGTCACCAGAACCAGTGTGTTCCATTGGAATTTCATGGAATTTTCCTTTTGTGCCCCATTGGCTCTTGTCCTGTCAGGAGTTACTACTGAGAAAGGTCTggctcccttctctcccatcACATGCAGAGTCATCTTCCCCTTACAATggaaactgagaagaaaactgtaaaagaaagcaaaacaggcTAAGGGGAAGCATTCTGTTTTGGTAATGCTTACTGACCTCAAAGTGCCACCCTGGTGCTTCAGCATCTGAGCAGGCAGCAACCTTCTACCTGCCCGCATTACCCAACAAAGTGTTTCTCAGACACTCTCGGACAGTGGGTTGCTTAAAACACACTAATTTATTGTCAGCTCTGCATCATGCAAAAAGGTCCCAGAGGGAGGCAACTCTTCCCAACAGGGTGTGTGGACCAATCTCATTACAGGTGGTAACAGGAACCTCAGTTGCAATAGCATCTTCAGCTGGACCATCAGAGATGCCCCAAGCTCTGGTTGTGATGATCTCCTTTTGAGCAGTACCATCTCCATGCCTCATTTGCTCAGATCAGCAGCATAGACTCCCCAGGCAGTCTCGGGCATGAACAGATGCTCTGTCTCACTGTCCAAAACTGTCCCCAGACCCCACCAATGTGAGAGGAAGGCAGGTCTTCAAGGTCACAGGCACAGGTTGAAAAGCCACTTCAAGTGGCTTGGGTCCTGGGGACAATTTGTTAGGATGCATTCCAGTGCTCTCTC
The window above is part of the Phaenicophaeus curvirostris isolate KB17595 chromosome 4, BPBGC_Pcur_1.0, whole genome shotgun sequence genome. Proteins encoded here:
- the MBOAT4 gene encoding LOW QUALITY PROTEIN: ghrelin O-acyltransferase (The sequence of the model RefSeq protein was modified relative to this genomic sequence to represent the inferred CDS: inserted 4 bases in 2 codons; substituted 2 bases at 2 genomic stop codons), whose product is MLDSSTAVRLPSGSNRILVHGHGSTLRTWDSIFPTCSLVPVLLMLPLRDSQQLSGSLQAASQWCRWALALQGLSCTSGWQSFHWVLPEALLEAVDFGPEVGQGDLSVHDLWMLETTYRLVIFTQTWNKSTSCWLRRLLFQCCAAQPLLATFAFSTWWHSLQPGQVFGFXMMVEPKYHIHPFFSAXASSQVMKLLYRGATSVFTQLIVAYILAAVETVSFSTXCLLWTSCNSILLLCYGLMPPLAKKPKQNXIYPGLTCAAALKDALKEGIEVTRPLSKRASSNTPYPVFALGL
- the LOC138720008 gene encoding ribonuclease CL2-like, which gives rise to MAGWVLCMAMMLATLAGVVGETRYEKFLRQHVDYPRTSVVMAHRYCETMLARRQVTAPGRPCKPSNTFVHETEGELVAACSQMPDTAGVHSTRKTMSITACRLRGRDNRTPCVYRARQLQHHVRVNCINGLPVHLAGTHEPPQ